In the genome of Xenopus laevis strain J_2021 chromosome 1S, Xenopus_laevis_v10.1, whole genome shotgun sequence, one region contains:
- the fabp2.S gene encoding fatty acid binding protein 2 S homeolog, whose protein sequence is MADGTDLNGSWILQDNQLIGTFTRKDNGKVLKTTRQIIGDELVQTYLYEGTEAKRIFKRG, encoded by the exons ATGGCTGATGGAACAGATCTCAAC GGCTCCTGGATACTACAGGACAACCAGCTTATTGGAACCTTTACTAGAAAAGATAATGGAAAAGTTCTGAAAACTACTAGACAAATCATTGGGGATGAACTTGTTCAA acATATCTGTATGAAGGCACAGAGGCTAAAAGGATTTTCAAGAGAGGCTAA